The proteins below are encoded in one region of Microbacterium pygmaeum:
- a CDS encoding histidine phosphatase family protein encodes MPADRLHLVRHGEVDNPRRVLYGRLPGYVLSDEGHRMAGAAALHVKTLGRPVSSLICSPLERTRQSAQPFAEIFGLEPVIDERVIEPTNIFEGRRMRRALANPWNWQYLARPSVPSWGEPYAAIVARMRDAMDEAWDAAPRGDVVIVSHQAPIWLTHLAVAGEPLRHDPRSRRCALSSVTSFERGQDGWVEVEYAEPVPTSGAVDVGAV; translated from the coding sequence GTGCCCGCCGACCGCCTTCATCTCGTGCGCCACGGTGAGGTCGACAACCCTCGCCGCGTGCTCTACGGCCGGTTGCCGGGGTACGTGCTGAGCGACGAGGGTCACCGCATGGCGGGAGCCGCGGCACTGCACGTCAAGACCCTCGGGCGCCCCGTCTCATCCCTGATCTGCTCTCCGCTGGAGCGCACGCGTCAGTCCGCGCAGCCCTTCGCCGAGATCTTCGGGTTGGAGCCCGTCATCGACGAGCGGGTCATCGAGCCCACCAATATCTTCGAGGGCCGTCGCATGCGTCGCGCGCTCGCGAACCCCTGGAACTGGCAGTACCTGGCGCGGCCGAGCGTTCCCAGCTGGGGCGAGCCGTACGCCGCCATCGTGGCGAGGATGCGCGACGCGATGGATGAGGCGTGGGATGCCGCACCCCGCGGTGATGTCGTGATCGTGTCGCACCAGGCGCCGATCTGGCTCACGCACCTCGCCGTGGCCGGCGAGCCGCTTCGCCACGACCCGCGGTCGCGGCGCTGTGCCCTCTCCAGCGTGACCTCGTTCGAACGCGGCCAGGACGGCTGGGTCGAGGTCGAGTACGCCGAGCCGGTGCCCACGAGCGGCGCCGTCGATGTCGGGGCCGTGTGA
- a CDS encoding TlpA family protein disulfide reductase, translating to MRSIRSRLPAVGAAALTVVLALGLAACSDDPLADQYRAGDNKGYIAGDRSVVEIAADRRGEPVEFAATTETGAPVSSEDYVGGVLVVNFWYAGCGPCRAEAGDLEEAYTSFDGEDVAFLGINTIDSAAAATAFAETYGVTYPSVIASETPAVKLAFAEKTPIQATPTTLVLDAQGRVAARIIGQLPDTSILKTLIRDTLAESAPESGS from the coding sequence ATGCGAAGCATCCGCTCTCGTCTCCCGGCCGTCGGCGCAGCCGCGCTGACCGTCGTCCTCGCATTGGGGCTCGCGGCGTGCTCCGACGATCCGCTGGCCGACCAGTACCGCGCCGGTGACAACAAGGGGTACATCGCCGGTGACCGCAGCGTCGTGGAGATCGCGGCCGACCGGCGCGGCGAGCCGGTGGAATTCGCAGCGACCACCGAGACCGGCGCGCCCGTCAGCAGCGAGGACTACGTCGGCGGCGTCCTGGTCGTGAACTTCTGGTACGCCGGATGCGGACCGTGCCGCGCCGAAGCGGGCGACCTGGAAGAGGCGTACACGTCGTTCGACGGCGAGGACGTGGCGTTCCTCGGCATCAACACCATCGACTCCGCTGCCGCGGCGACCGCCTTCGCCGAGACGTACGGCGTGACCTACCCGAGCGTCATCGCGTCGGAGACGCCGGCGGTCAAGCTCGCGTTCGCCGAGAAGACGCCGATCCAGGCGACGCCGACGACCCTCGTGCTGGACGCGCAGGGGCGCGTCGCCGCCCGGATCATCGGCCAACTGCCGGACACCTCGATCCTGAAGACCCTCATCCGCGACACCCTCGCCGAGTCCGCGCCGGAGTCGGGATCGTGA
- a CDS encoding cytochrome c biogenesis CcdA family protein, translated as MNPGAIVVDGALWLALPIALLAGLVSFLSPCVLPLVPGYLGFIAGAAAPRGASERRTIARTSEDSAEILRRSADSPTIVSAPEQPAPTRGRLLLGVLLFIAGFTVVFMSVNILGGTVGRFFLEYADAITRVMGVVIILLGLVFIGLFGFAQRIYKPQVRSNLGLIGAPLLGLALGVGWAPCIGPTLGAILAMSWNFGDPLRAGLLGLAYSLGLGIPFVLLTLGFGWATRSVTFLRRHIRTVNIVGGALLVVLGVLMVSGVWTSIMAQLQGVVAGVPLPL; from the coding sequence GTGAACCCCGGCGCCATCGTCGTGGACGGTGCGCTCTGGCTCGCGCTGCCGATCGCGCTGCTGGCGGGGCTCGTCTCCTTCCTGTCGCCGTGCGTGCTGCCGCTCGTGCCGGGCTACCTGGGGTTCATCGCGGGTGCCGCGGCGCCCCGCGGGGCGTCGGAGCGTCGGACGATCGCACGAACGTCGGAGGATTCGGCGGAAATCCTCCGACGAAGCGCCGATTCTCCGACGATCGTGAGCGCACCAGAGCAGCCGGCCCCCACCCGCGGGCGCCTGCTGCTGGGCGTGCTGCTGTTCATCGCCGGATTCACGGTCGTCTTCATGTCGGTGAACATCCTCGGCGGCACCGTGGGGCGCTTCTTCCTCGAGTACGCCGATGCCATCACGCGCGTCATGGGCGTGGTCATCATCCTGCTCGGCCTGGTGTTCATCGGGCTGTTCGGCTTCGCGCAGCGGATCTACAAGCCGCAGGTGCGCAGCAACCTCGGCCTGATCGGTGCGCCGCTGCTTGGGCTCGCCCTCGGCGTCGGCTGGGCGCCGTGCATCGGCCCGACGCTCGGTGCGATCCTGGCGATGTCGTGGAACTTCGGCGACCCGCTGCGGGCGGGCCTGCTCGGACTCGCGTATTCGCTGGGCCTCGGCATCCCGTTCGTCCTGCTCACCCTCGGCTTCGGATGGGCCACCCGTTCGGTGACGTTCCTGCGCCGGCACATCCGCACCGTGAACATCGTCGGCGGCGCGCTGCTGGTGGTTCTCGGTGTGCTGATGGTCTCGGGCGTCTGGACGTCGATCATGGCGCAGCTGCAGGGGGTGGTCGCCGGTGTCCCGCTCCCGCTCTGA
- the resB gene encoding cytochrome c biogenesis protein ResB, whose protein sequence is MATDTSGDITQPALGVVGWLRWGWRQLTSMRTALVLLLLLAIAAVPGSIVPQRSADPNGVTQYFTDNPDIAPVLDTLQLFDVYSSAWFSAIYILLFISLIGCVIPRTKHHWKALRARPPRTPARLQRLEDHRETTLELAADADGAASARTAVDLAADQLKRSGYRVERYDSRGALSVSAERGYARETGNLVFHTALIGVLIAVGVGGGFTYTGQGVIVEGGTFVNTMLDYTSFNPGRFVDEENLAPYSMTLDEFEVTYQPSGTQGAGQAGDFVANLTTQMAGENPQEGEVRVNHPLEMAGDRVYLMGNGYAPTITIRNADDVVVFSESVPFLPQDTNMTSLGVIKVPDGMPEQLGLVGFFYPTQAPLRTGAFTSAYPALVNPVLSLSVYEGDLGIDDGTPRSVYTLDTGDMTALAGRGTDIDALEIAPGETVDLPDGLGTITFENVSPAGAEGYEQSVKRFVSLSIHRDAAATWVLVFAVLALLGLLAALFIPRRRIWVQASVQDTSDGRMLRLEYAGLARGEDPTLGGAVEQIAQRHGAALEPLLREQLPASGSPAEESGRG, encoded by the coding sequence GTGGCCACCGACACCTCCGGTGACATCACCCAGCCGGCGCTCGGTGTCGTCGGCTGGCTGCGTTGGGGCTGGCGCCAGCTCACGAGCATGCGGACCGCCCTGGTCCTGCTGCTCCTGCTCGCGATCGCCGCGGTGCCGGGCTCGATCGTGCCGCAGCGCAGCGCAGATCCGAACGGCGTCACCCAGTACTTCACTGACAACCCGGACATCGCACCGGTGCTGGACACGCTGCAGCTGTTCGACGTCTATTCGTCGGCCTGGTTCTCGGCGATCTACATCCTGCTGTTCATCTCCCTGATCGGCTGCGTGATCCCGCGCACCAAGCACCACTGGAAGGCGCTGCGCGCGCGACCGCCGCGTACCCCGGCACGGCTGCAGCGTCTCGAGGACCACCGCGAGACGACTCTCGAACTCGCCGCGGACGCCGACGGCGCGGCATCCGCTCGTACCGCCGTCGACCTGGCGGCCGACCAGCTGAAACGCAGCGGCTACCGCGTCGAGCGCTACGACTCCCGCGGTGCGCTGTCGGTATCGGCCGAACGCGGATACGCCCGCGAGACCGGCAACCTCGTGTTCCACACCGCGCTGATCGGCGTCCTGATCGCCGTCGGCGTCGGCGGCGGATTCACGTACACCGGCCAGGGCGTGATCGTCGAGGGCGGCACGTTCGTCAACACGATGCTGGACTACACCTCCTTCAATCCCGGCCGGTTCGTCGACGAGGAGAACCTCGCTCCGTACTCGATGACCCTCGACGAGTTCGAGGTGACGTACCAGCCGTCCGGCACGCAGGGCGCCGGCCAGGCGGGCGACTTCGTCGCGAACCTCACGACCCAGATGGCAGGGGAGAACCCGCAGGAAGGCGAGGTGCGGGTCAACCACCCGCTGGAGATGGCCGGCGATCGCGTCTACCTGATGGGCAACGGGTACGCGCCGACGATCACGATCCGGAACGCCGACGATGTCGTGGTGTTCTCGGAGTCGGTGCCGTTCCTTCCGCAGGACACGAACATGACATCGCTCGGGGTCATCAAGGTGCCAGACGGGATGCCGGAACAGCTCGGCCTCGTCGGCTTCTTCTATCCCACCCAGGCGCCGCTTCGCACCGGTGCGTTCACGTCGGCCTACCCCGCGCTCGTGAACCCCGTCCTCTCGCTCAGCGTGTACGAGGGCGACCTGGGCATCGATGACGGAACGCCTCGCTCGGTGTACACCCTCGATACCGGTGACATGACCGCCCTCGCAGGACGCGGCACCGACATCGACGCGCTCGAGATCGCACCCGGTGAGACGGTCGACCTGCCCGACGGGCTCGGCACGATCACGTTCGAGAACGTGTCGCCGGCCGGCGCCGAGGGCTACGAGCAGTCGGTGAAGCGGTTCGTCTCGCTCTCCATCCACCGCGACGCCGCCGCGACCTGGGTGCTCGTCTTCGCCGTCCTGGCGCTGCTGGGTCTGCTGGCTGCCCTGTTCATCCCGCGCCGACGGATCTGGGTGCAGGCGTCGGTGCAGGACACCTCCGACGGCCGGATGCTGCGGCTCGAGTACGCGGGACTCGCCCGCGGCGAGGATCCGACCCTCGGCGGCGCGGTGGAGCAGATCGCGCAGCGCCACGGCGCGGCGCTGGAGCCGCTGCTGCGTGAGCAGCTGCCGGCATCCGGATCCCCGGCCGAGGAATCCGGCCGCGGGTAG
- the ccsB gene encoding c-type cytochrome biogenesis protein CcsB, translating to MPADAPFSLDSVSVLLVWTAITIYALAFIAYAVDLSRRSAVAVDAKDAAERRSELVPVGASGTLTRTAGAAGSTASGAGASGAGGETIAQVRASERAAEASMNASPGSRPRYLWARIGTSLTVLAFLFHVAGDVTRGIAAGRVPWSNMYEFALTGTMLIVAVYLVVLFRYDLRFLGTFITGLVVVLLGASALAFYVEITPLMDPLKSVWLVIHVFVASLATALFALAFGLSVLQLMQVRRERRTIAAAEAAASGTALQTGPGFLRTLPGSEALESLAYRFAILGFIFWTFTLIAGSIWANDAWGRYWGFDTKEVWTFVIWVLYAGYIHARATRGWRGSRSAWLSIIGFSAVLFNFTIVNMFFKGLHAYSGLS from the coding sequence ATGCCCGCAGACGCCCCGTTCTCGCTCGATTCGGTCTCGGTGCTCCTGGTGTGGACCGCCATCACGATCTACGCGCTGGCGTTCATCGCCTACGCCGTCGACCTGTCGCGCCGCTCGGCTGTCGCGGTGGATGCGAAGGATGCCGCGGAGCGCCGTTCCGAGCTCGTTCCGGTCGGCGCCTCCGGCACGCTGACCCGCACCGCGGGCGCCGCTGGGTCGACTGCCTCGGGTGCGGGAGCGTCGGGCGCCGGCGGAGAGACGATCGCCCAGGTGCGCGCCTCGGAGCGTGCCGCCGAGGCGTCGATGAACGCGTCGCCGGGTTCGCGGCCCCGATACCTGTGGGCTCGGATCGGCACGTCGCTGACGGTGCTGGCGTTCCTGTTCCACGTCGCCGGAGACGTCACCCGGGGTATCGCCGCGGGCCGCGTGCCGTGGTCGAACATGTACGAGTTCGCCCTCACCGGGACGATGCTCATCGTCGCCGTGTACCTCGTGGTGCTCTTCCGCTACGACCTGCGCTTCCTCGGCACGTTCATCACCGGCCTCGTCGTCGTCCTGCTCGGTGCGTCGGCGCTGGCGTTCTACGTGGAGATCACGCCGCTGATGGATCCGCTCAAGAGCGTGTGGCTCGTGATCCATGTGTTCGTCGCGTCATTGGCCACGGCATTGTTCGCGCTCGCGTTCGGCCTCTCGGTGCTGCAGCTGATGCAGGTGCGACGGGAGCGCCGGACGATCGCGGCCGCCGAGGCCGCAGCATCCGGCACCGCTCTGCAGACGGGCCCCGGCTTCCTGCGCACCCTCCCCGGGAGCGAAGCGCTCGAGTCGCTCGCCTACCGCTTCGCGATCCTCGGATTCATCTTCTGGACCTTCACGCTGATCGCCGGTTCCATCTGGGCCAACGACGCGTGGGGACGCTACTGGGGCTTCGACACCAAGGAAGTCTGGACGTTCGTCATCTGGGTGCTCTACGCCGGATACATCCACGCCCGTGCGACGCGCGGGTGGCGGGGGAGCCGGTCGGCGTGGCTGTCGATCATCGGCTTCAGCGCGGTGCTGTTCAACTTCACGATCGTCAACATGTTCTTCAAGGGTCTGCACGCCTATAGCGGCCTGAGCTAG